A window from Culex pipiens pallens isolate TS chromosome 3, TS_CPP_V2, whole genome shotgun sequence encodes these proteins:
- the LOC120419978 gene encoding pancreatic lipase-related protein 2-like isoform X2 yields MGFAAELGELYAKELSAVKLFFYSNTLPTEIELEEGKPLEQYNRSRSLKLVIHGWNSDRNQIAIVPVRNAYLVQDRHNLLMADWSTVAGLSYGAARELTRPIGERIGSILAGFLHAMDIPVGRVHVVGHSLGAHIAGHVGRRFGGALARLTLLDPAGVLFSRLSVDAYNSGDAQFVDAIHTDGSVLGETIPRAHVDFYPNGGTGSQPGCELLDTLTLHACSHYRSTGFYAESILLPGNFLAQQCKVDRAVLPLVTVACTVAKNTAAESVPMGEFVSESARGTYYLETSNFPPYGLGNATFRRRGSPVAS; encoded by the exons A TGGGGTTTGCCGCGGAACTTGGTGAACTGTACGCGAAAGAGTTGTCGGCAGTCAAGTTGTTCTTTTATTCCAA CACGCTCCCAACCGAGATTGAGCTGGAGGAGGGAAAACCGCTGGAGCAGTACAACCGGTCCCGGTCCTTAAAGCTGGTAATTCACGGCTGGAACTCGGACCGCAACCAAATCGCCATCGTGCCCGTTCGGAACGCTTACCTGGTGCAGGACCGCCACAACCTGCTGATGGCCGATTGGTCCACCGTTGCAGGTCTCTCGTACGGGGCGGCCCGCGAGCTAACGCGACCGATTGGCGAACGGATTGGgtcgattttggccggattcCTGCACGCAATGGACATCCCGGTCGGGCGCGTTCACGTGGTTGGCCACAGCCTCGGGGCGCACATTGCGGGCCACGTGGGCAGACGATTCGGTGGGGCGCTGGCCAG ACTCACCCTCCTAGACCCAGCTGGGGTCCTGTTTTCGCGCCTTTCGGTGGACGCCTACAACAGCGGAGACGCTCAGTTCGTTGACGCCATCCACACCGATGGATCGGTCCTGGGCGAAACCATACCCCGGGCCCACGTAGACTTTTACCCGAACGGTGGCACCGGAAGCCAACCCGGCTGTGAACTGCTGGACACGTTAACTTTAC ATGCTTGCAGTCACTACCGTTCGACCGGATTCTATGCGGAGTCCATTCTGCTTCCTGGAAACTTTTTGGCTCAGCAGTGCAAAGTGGACCGAGCTGTGCTGCCCTTGGTGACCGTGGCCTGCACCGTTGCTAAAAATACTGCAGCAGAATCTGTTCCGATGGGGGAGTTTGTCAGCGAAAG CGCCCGTGGAACGTACTATCTGGAAACGTCCAATTTCCCGCCGTACGGATTAGGAAACGCCACATTCCGACGACGGGGGTCCCCAGTGGCCAGCTAA
- the LOC120419978 gene encoding pancreatic lipase-related protein 2-like isoform X1, translating to MTCAGSFVTLFLCVSLPYTSVGFAAELGELYAKELSAVKLFFYSNTLPTEIELEEGKPLEQYNRSRSLKLVIHGWNSDRNQIAIVPVRNAYLVQDRHNLLMADWSTVAGLSYGAARELTRPIGERIGSILAGFLHAMDIPVGRVHVVGHSLGAHIAGHVGRRFGGALARLTLLDPAGVLFSRLSVDAYNSGDAQFVDAIHTDGSVLGETIPRAHVDFYPNGGTGSQPGCELLDTLTLHACSHYRSTGFYAESILLPGNFLAQQCKVDRAVLPLVTVACTVAKNTAAESVPMGEFVSESARGTYYLETSNFPPYGLGNATFRRRGSPVAS from the exons ATGACATGTGCTGGTAGCTTCGTTACACTTTTCCTGTGTGTTTCTCTACCATACACTTCAGTGGGGTTTGCCGCGGAACTTGGTGAACTGTACGCGAAAGAGTTGTCGGCAGTCAAGTTGTTCTTTTATTCCAA CACGCTCCCAACCGAGATTGAGCTGGAGGAGGGAAAACCGCTGGAGCAGTACAACCGGTCCCGGTCCTTAAAGCTGGTAATTCACGGCTGGAACTCGGACCGCAACCAAATCGCCATCGTGCCCGTTCGGAACGCTTACCTGGTGCAGGACCGCCACAACCTGCTGATGGCCGATTGGTCCACCGTTGCAGGTCTCTCGTACGGGGCGGCCCGCGAGCTAACGCGACCGATTGGCGAACGGATTGGgtcgattttggccggattcCTGCACGCAATGGACATCCCGGTCGGGCGCGTTCACGTGGTTGGCCACAGCCTCGGGGCGCACATTGCGGGCCACGTGGGCAGACGATTCGGTGGGGCGCTGGCCAG ACTCACCCTCCTAGACCCAGCTGGGGTCCTGTTTTCGCGCCTTTCGGTGGACGCCTACAACAGCGGAGACGCTCAGTTCGTTGACGCCATCCACACCGATGGATCGGTCCTGGGCGAAACCATACCCCGGGCCCACGTAGACTTTTACCCGAACGGTGGCACCGGAAGCCAACCCGGCTGTGAACTGCTGGACACGTTAACTTTAC ATGCTTGCAGTCACTACCGTTCGACCGGATTCTATGCGGAGTCCATTCTGCTTCCTGGAAACTTTTTGGCTCAGCAGTGCAAAGTGGACCGAGCTGTGCTGCCCTTGGTGACCGTGGCCTGCACCGTTGCTAAAAATACTGCAGCAGAATCTGTTCCGATGGGGGAGTTTGTCAGCGAAAG CGCCCGTGGAACGTACTATCTGGAAACGTCCAATTTCCCGCCGTACGGATTAGGAAACGCCACATTCCGACGACGGGGGTCCCCAGTGGCCAGCTAA
- the LOC120419978 gene encoding pancreatic lipase-related protein 2-like isoform X3: MVSFASSTLPTEIELEEGKPLEQYNRSRSLKLVIHGWNSDRNQIAIVPVRNAYLVQDRHNLLMADWSTVAGLSYGAARELTRPIGERIGSILAGFLHAMDIPVGRVHVVGHSLGAHIAGHVGRRFGGALARLTLLDPAGVLFSRLSVDAYNSGDAQFVDAIHTDGSVLGETIPRAHVDFYPNGGTGSQPGCELLDTLTLHACSHYRSTGFYAESILLPGNFLAQQCKVDRAVLPLVTVACTVAKNTAAESVPMGEFVSESARGTYYLETSNFPPYGLGNATFRRRGSPVAS; this comes from the exons ATGGTTTCATTCGCTTCAAGCACGCTCCCAACCGAGATTGAGCTGGAGGAGGGAAAACCGCTGGAGCAGTACAACCGGTCCCGGTCCTTAAAGCTGGTAATTCACGGCTGGAACTCGGACCGCAACCAAATCGCCATCGTGCCCGTTCGGAACGCTTACCTGGTGCAGGACCGCCACAACCTGCTGATGGCCGATTGGTCCACCGTTGCAGGTCTCTCGTACGGGGCGGCCCGCGAGCTAACGCGACCGATTGGCGAACGGATTGGgtcgattttggccggattcCTGCACGCAATGGACATCCCGGTCGGGCGCGTTCACGTGGTTGGCCACAGCCTCGGGGCGCACATTGCGGGCCACGTGGGCAGACGATTCGGTGGGGCGCTGGCCAG ACTCACCCTCCTAGACCCAGCTGGGGTCCTGTTTTCGCGCCTTTCGGTGGACGCCTACAACAGCGGAGACGCTCAGTTCGTTGACGCCATCCACACCGATGGATCGGTCCTGGGCGAAACCATACCCCGGGCCCACGTAGACTTTTACCCGAACGGTGGCACCGGAAGCCAACCCGGCTGTGAACTGCTGGACACGTTAACTTTAC ATGCTTGCAGTCACTACCGTTCGACCGGATTCTATGCGGAGTCCATTCTGCTTCCTGGAAACTTTTTGGCTCAGCAGTGCAAAGTGGACCGAGCTGTGCTGCCCTTGGTGACCGTGGCCTGCACCGTTGCTAAAAATACTGCAGCAGAATCTGTTCCGATGGGGGAGTTTGTCAGCGAAAG CGCCCGTGGAACGTACTATCTGGAAACGTCCAATTTCCCGCCGTACGGATTAGGAAACGCCACATTCCGACGACGGGGGTCCCCAGTGGCCAGCTAA